The genomic window GATGAAGTGATGGATGTCATCAAGAAGTGTCACATCAGGATCATGGGCATGTGTAATAGGGTTCTCACGACAATCAAGATCGATGACAGAAGAGGAAAAGAAGACGCAATGACTCAAAAAGTTAGAAGCGTTGAAGAAAAGATTGCATGACCTTGCAATTATTCACAATCTAACATTAAAGAATGCAATTTTCCGCTTTGGATTTTATTTGAAGATATGTTGGCTCGT from Methanomassiliicoccales archaeon includes these protein-coding regions:
- a CDS encoding MTH1187 family thiamine-binding protein: MIAEFSIVPIGKGESLSRYVAECIKIVKESGIRYQLTPMCTILEGDYDEVMDVIKKCHIRIMGMCNRVLTTIKIDDRRGKEDAMTQKVRSVEEKIA